TAACTAGTGCGTATGAAATTGAAGCATAATCCTCCAGGTTATCTCTCGAAATGTCCATCAAGTCTAAATCCTTTGAAAGCTTTGGTTTTAATATTTTACTAATACTTTTGTTATCTGCCATCTTAAACCTCTATATCTGATTAAATATTTATTTCTATAATTATACCATACATATTGGTCTAGATTTTGGCATTTATATATAATGCAAAAGCTCTAATGCATTATATATATATCTAATTTGAAAACTCCTGAGTTGCGTGACTTAATCCATCAGTTGATAAGGTTACTCCCACACCTATCCTACCAAAGGCAGGATCTAAAATATTTGCTTTATGCCCAGGTGAATTCATCCATCCATTCATTATCTTTACAGCAGTAGCATTCTGTCTTAAGTAATCGACACTTGAGGCTTTAGCCATCCAAATATTTTCCCCAATAGTAGTATATCTGTAGTTAAAATTCTTAGCTAAACTACTTAACCCTCCTATATTGGGTGAGGTGTGCTCAAAGTAATCATGCTGAAGCATATCATTAGATTTGTATCTTGCCATGCTTCTTAAAGTTTCATTCATAACCAAAGGCTTAACTCCTGCTTTTGCTCTTTCTTGATTTACAAGCACTAATATTTCTTCTTCAATACTAGCTTTATATTCTACTGGATGCTTTAATGCAGAAGAGCTTGTACTATTTTGTGTTGAGGCTTGCTGCGCTGGTTTTGGTACAACTTTCTCAGGAGATGGCTTAGAAGCAGTAGATGCAGACGGCTTTATCTCAGCCTTAGCTGCTTGTCGTGCTTTAGCTTCTTCAGCTTTAGCCTTTGCCTTGGATTGTTCCTCTTCTTTTTCTTTTGCCTCTTGTTCAGCCTTAAGCTTTGCTTCCTGTTCTG
The genomic region above belongs to Clostridium swellfunianum and contains:
- a CDS encoding CAP domain-containing protein, with protein sequence MIKKLVIVLLSAAILSGCTQAKTANSSAIPNNEIPGLVDNLIKEQAGTKQSAEDEAKIKAEQEAKLKAEQEAKEKEEEQSKAKAKAEEAKARQAAKAEIKPSASTASKPSPEKVVPKPAQQASTQNSTSSSALKHPVEYKASIEEEILVLVNQERAKAGVKPLVMNETLRSMARYKSNDMLQHDYFEHTSPNIGGLSSLAKNFNYRYTTIGENIWMAKASSVDYLRQNATAVKIMNGWMNSPGHKANILDPAFGRIGVGVTLSTDGLSHATQEFSN